Proteins from one Cytophagia bacterium CHB2 genomic window:
- a CDS encoding DUF433 domain-containing protein codes for MMLKSKPCAAHWTMLKKEFAIKRLLLHRDLLTNAGELFLERYGALVNLTKSGQIEMREMFKEHLKRMVWNKDRWPIRLYPFIDYDAQKEIAIDPQISFGKPIIARKSISTSAIISRIDAGETIEFVADDYGLNREEVHLAMRYEKRLAA; via the coding sequence ATGATGTTAAAATCAAAGCCGTGCGCAGCGCACTGGACTATGCTAAAAAAAGAGTTTGCTATCAAGAGGTTGTTGTTGCACCGCGATTTGCTTACGAATGCCGGCGAACTGTTTTTAGAAAGATATGGCGCTCTGGTAAACTTGACGAAATCCGGTCAAATAGAAATGCGGGAAATGTTCAAAGAACACTTGAAGCGCATGGTATGGAATAAGGATCGCTGGCCGATTCGTCTTTATCCTTTCATAGATTACGACGCCCAAAAAGAGATTGCCATCGATCCGCAAATCAGCTTCGGGAAGCCGATCATTGCCAGAAAATCAATATCGACCTCCGCTATCATCAGCAGAATTGACGCTGGCGAAACCATCGAATTTGTTGCGGATGATTACGGCTTGAACCGCGAAGAAGTCCATTTGGCGATGCGCTATGAAAAACGACTTGCCGCATGA